A region of the Pungitius pungitius chromosome 8, fPunPun2.1, whole genome shotgun sequence genome:
ACAGTTGGCACGACATTCTGGATGGGTCACCGCCTTACAATCCTGGCAGCGAAGGTACATCTTTCCAAACTTTGTTCTTCTTCCACATGGTTGGCAGAACTCAGACTTGATCACCTTGTTTAGTGAAAGGACGCATAGCTCGAGGTGAAGGAGGGGTACTTCAACCATGGTGATCAAGCTGTTGCGGCCACAACAATGAGTATACATCTTACTGTTTTGGGAATGAACTGGTGcatctttcctcctcttttgggTCTGAGGGTTTGGAGCTGGACGGGTAAATTGGGGACTGGTGTGCTTCGAGCCTCACTTGCCGTCTCACAATCGTCAGTAGTGGTTGTATCACCCCATGCTGGAGCAACTGTAGGCGCAatcacatgttggtaacatcaGCAAAACGGTTCAAGCAATAAGTCaaattaatttgtgtgtttttgggttCAAAAGGCTTAGTTAAAAGAGAACATACAGAAGATCTACAAAATTCTCACCGTTCTTTCTGCTGCGCGTCCGGTAAGGAACCGTTTCAATGGTGGAgaccgcctcgacgacgccacCATTCCCCGGGACAGTGATTGTGGTCTTTGCCACTATAGACTCATTCATCtgaataatttataaaaaatgtcattaataattgaaaaaatatattaattgctttggaaaaaatatAGAGGGTTACTTTCACTTGAAAGCCATTTAGGTTGTCATTTTGATAAAAAAGCTGTTTTACAGAAAACTTCTTGTCAATTGTAGTGTTATATACAGCACATTTAGAAGCATTAGTCAGCATTACCCTTTCTGCTGTTCGCCCAGTGGAGCGAGGTTTTTTCATTGCCTGTGGAGGAACCTCAGATAGTTTTCTGGAGGAACGCTGCAGAATAAACATGTACAGTTACAAAAACACgtttatcaggaatcaggaaacgtttatggATTAGCCACTGAAGGCTGTGCACCAAAGAACAGAGTTCTGCTAATATGTAGAAACTGCATGAATCAAAACCACACACTGTATTCACACCTAGCCTGAAACAAATCCACATAATTTGTTCAACATTAATGAACTCAAGGAGACACCAGCTCTATACAcatgatttaaaaacacaactcacTCGTTTTTGGCGCTTCCGTAGTCTCACAGTCCTCATCGCAGAAGTATCCCAGTCCTAGAGGTTAGTACGACACATAAACCATAGCACTTAATGACCTTGACTAAATGTATGGTGTTGTATCTGAAATTGGCACTTCCCCTAAAAGATACAGCAACACTTTTAAGAACGGTCAAAATACCAGAGAGTCGTCCGTTTGGTCATAGCTGATGTCTGACAGCAAAGAAGCTGATTCATCAATGGTAGTTAACCTGGGAAATAAGAGTAATGTGAGCACTTAATCTTCTGGTCTAAAGTACCTTTCATACAGTTAATGACAGGCAGTGCCATCACTAATTTCCTAAAGTGTGCTTGTAAAGGGACCTTTTTCAATGTGAAAAGAATGGGACACTGGTCAGATGAACACTTGCTATAATGGTCTGATCAGTGGCTGTTACAGAGAAGGAGGATCTGACCTTCGACTGGTGTTGACGTTGCTCACAGCAGCTTGTGCTGCCTGTGAATGGGCACTGAGGAAGGCCAGGGCGGAGCGCTGCTCCTCACTCAGGTGGACACTGCTACCGTTGTTCTCAGATATCAGCAGGTCCCTGATCAGCTGTAGCTGGCGTTCCTGTTAAAACCATAACACATGTGTTTTAAGTGACCACCTTCTTGTGACAGAGATCTTCATCCAGTTTGTTGCCAGCagatcacattttcatttgtacACCTTATTCAACCCCGACGAGATATACAAGACTCCTAAATAAGTGTTGCCCCAACCAGCTTCTCGTGAACTGCCTCTGCCTTCTGCCGCCGGCGAATCTCCACATCCACTTGGTTGCGAGCATGCTTCAGCTTGACCTCCAGGgctcccctctctgtctctgctttcGACAACACTTCTCTGCAGGAAACCAGCTCCTCGCCTGCTCTCAACCACTTCTTTCGGCACTCCTCAAAGTGAATAGCCATCTGGAGGAACTCTGAAAAAGAAGATAGAAGAGATtgttgcattgctgcttttcaaaaCATACGTTTTTTTCTGTGGTGGCTGTATGTATCGGGCCTCCAAAAGGCCTTTGCAGTGGTAAAGTTGGTGTTAAATACCTCAAGATAGAGTACAAAGGACTCTGCAGTGGAGTGAACAAATGCGTGACAGTGCTTTACTGCTAGGGAGAATGGAAATGTATTGCATTATCTGGGCTATTGAGATGGAAATGTTTACTACACTCCAATAGCCATTCCAACCCCCATTTGCGTCATGTGGTGCACCAGCCCTGCTGTCCCGAAGTTACCAAAGCAAATACTCTGCACTCCGTAACGCTCCTGCATTCATCGCCCTGTGGCTGTTACCGCCAATAATGTACAACCATGCCACAGCAGACTGGCGTAACTACACACACGTTACACACTTACTGAAACTCGGACAGCCTTCTAGAGATGAGTTTGGTAAAGTTGGAAAGACATTCAAGGAGTCGGGGTTGTGGCAAACACCGAAACGAAGTTTAACGTTAGTAAATAACTTACGTGGTTCAATGCCCTCATTCAGACCGTCCACCTGGGCTCTCAGGCTCTGGAACTGGTTGTACAGGTTCACCACGGACGACTCCATCGTGTGTTACAGCATGAAGCTCCTAGGGAATGGCAGGGTTAGAAAACAATGCTTGAGAAGGCTACCCTACGTTTTAGCCCGTTAGCTAGTGCTACTAACATAACATATCATTATCTAACAGTATACCTCCAATCTAACAATAGGTCTAACGTTACATTAGCTGCAGcactaaagaaaaacaatggcACTTTTTTATGACAGCTCAGTTAACGTAACTGCACTTATAATGATGCTAGTgtcatgctaacattagcatgtttGTGTTGACTTAACGCCGGCTAACTTTACCAGCGTTGATCAAAATATAAAACACTTACTTGTGTAATGTTTTTTCCTGTGGTGGTGTGGCTGAGGCGCACTGTTACAACGTCCAGTGTTTAAGGTGAAGGTTCACGTAACGCTATATAGCGTTCAGTTCATTCCCACACCAGCTACGGTAGAGCCACACCTATTTTATAAAGTTTGCACATTCTTCTTAAAAGTTCAAAATCAGCGCCGGTTTACTTCTTCGTTGGTGGCTGTTTGCCGGAAGTTGCAGCGCTCTGTTGCCCCCAGAGCATCAGGGTTGTAACTGCAGGGCTTTGTGGCGGTAAGTGTCCTTGGTTCCTAAAACAGGGTTCAGAGGTAGACATCAAACAATAcaagttttaaaagttttaaacttttttttaaaaagtgcaccagcaaacagaaagtgacaagtgaaaatgacaagtgtatgtgcatgtggagtgtgaagggagtGACCGGTGggatgtcagagtcagtcagggggggagcCCGCGCTCTgatgatgagcccgactgccaacGGGaagaaagtgtttgtgtgacggGAGGttttagtcctgatggacctcagcacCCTGCCTGATGGCACAAACAGGTTTTGTCCGGGGTAAGGGGGGTCGACAACAATCTCCCGGAGAGACGGCAGATCTCCCCTCTccgcagagcggatgacacactGCAGCCCGCCCTTGTCcctggctgtggctgcagcctactagatggtgatggaggagcagaggatggactcaatgatggccgcgtagaagtgcaccatcatcgtctttggcaggttgaatttcttcagctgcctcaggaagaacagcctctgctgggccttcttggtgatggagctcaTGTTCAGCtgccacttgaggtcctgggtgatgatggagcccagaaaACGGAGGGAATACACAGCGGTGACGGGAGAGTCACACAGGGGGAAGGTGGCACTACGTTCTCCCTAAAATCTACCACTATCTCCGCTGTCTTACTTCAGAGCTCCACgttgttttggctgcaccacgtcaccagatcGTCAAATTTCCAATACTTGCTTCTAAATAGTACTAAGGAACCGCTACAATTAACATTAACAACTTATTTTTTTGTCGTGTTCAAGAGTTATTTCGATTTTCGTTTCAATCCAGTATTAGTGCTTCTCAATTGAGTAGGGGCAAAATATGTGTGAAATTGTAAAGTCCTTTGAAACAGTCACTAACTGCGTCCTATTGTAGGACTGGCACATGGGATGCTCACAACGGAATCATTAATCAGCCTTGGATGGCATATCtaggtgcagcagcagccttGTGCAACATTTAATGAGGGGgtccacacacatacaaacacacgcacacacacacacacacaataaattcCAAACAATTTCCATGAATGTGTCCATAACACTTtagaatacattaaaaaaagaatataaatcatttgtgtgagtgttttgaAATGCATTGGAAGTCCAAATTAGCATCACACTTGTCCTCAGAACGTTgtgtatttgcgtgtgtgtgcatttgagtatgtgtgtgtagttgtgagTGCATATGTGTATTTGTgcgtatgtgcgtgcgtgtcttgAATATTGAACGTCCATTAGAGGTGATTTGGGATAATAGGATCTGTCAGTCAATATGCACTTTCTGTCTTagtcaattatttatttctacatgtaCATTTCCTCCAGTCACAGATCATTAAACTGACTGAATTCTCTCTATACATCAATCTTTGTCGACTCTTTCTTAAACTGAGTGGACTACACTGTCTGCATTAATCTGTATTCTGGCATCAAGAGCAACGCCAACAGGAATAAAGGGAAATAATTAATTTagcaaaaaatatatgtttataacagagtgcaaatgttttgtttatcaGATCAAACATATTGTAAAAGGCGTGTTACCACTTTGCTGAATTTATTCAGACAGGTCAAGGTAAAGTGTTATACCtgcacacattttctttaattcaCAAGCAGTTTTTAAGACAGAGTTTTTCCCTGAATAATGAGTTCACCGATTTATAGATGTCTGCCTAAAAGATCCATGAGTTCTAAGCTACAGCAAGGTCCACATTTCACAAGTGCATCTCAGGAATGAAAAAAGTGTCAACAGGCTTTTATGCACCAAAGTTTGAGAGGAAGCACCTGCAGCTTGTGCTGACCAAGACTTTGGCCTCCTCTGTGGCACCATTGGAAAGGTAATGGATCCACAAACAGCCTCATGAGGAACACTTGGCAGATAAACATCTACTTAGGAAGATGTGTGCTAGCGGAACACACCCTCTATAGATCCATTGCATAGCTGAGcacacaaagcaaagcaaagtttAAGGATCTGGATACAAGTAAAGAAAACAAGCATTTTCATGCATGATAGTTCATTCCCCACAACGATACGTATAAATCGCCTCTGCAGACTTTGGTGTCTTAAGGGAAAAAGAGCTTATCTATTGTTGTACAGAAACAAAAGTATCTATATTTAAGGATGTGGAAGgaagggacaaaaaaaacatgggcaCCTA
Encoded here:
- the LOC119194307 gene encoding rac GTPase-activating protein 1-like, whose amino-acid sequence is MESSVVNLYNQFQSLRAQVDGLNEGIEPQFLQMAIHFEECRKKWLRAGEELVSCREVLSKAETERGALEVKLKHARNQVDVEIRRRQKAEAVHEKLERQLQLIRDLLISENNGSSVHLSEEQRSALAFLSAHSQAAQAAVSNVNTSRRLTTIDESASLLSDISYDQTDDSLDWDTSAMRTVRLRKRQKRRSSRKLSEVPPQAMKKPRSTGRTAERMNESIVAKTTITVPGNGGVVEAVSTIETVPYRTRSRKNVAPAWGDTTTTDDCETASEARSTPVPNLPVQLQTLRPKRGGKMHQFIPKTVIKSEFCQPCGRRTKFGKMYLRCQDCKAVTHPECRANCPLPCNPLVVSTPIPNTESTLADFAPVSSPKIPAFLLYCIKEIEHRGLHEVGLYRVSGQERMVKELKEKLIRGKTVPPLHKVDDINVVAGVLKDFLRNLPEPLLTFHLNKVFMEAAEIQDEDNSLALLYQTVSELPQPNRDTLACLMIHLKTVSECVDTKMDVNNLARVFGPTLVGHAVPDPDPMTILHDTNRQPRVVERLLSIPVNYWGQFAYPDNTSMDNAHHADTPDHNVSILGPVTTPEHQRMAKTPSSGSLTQRMKQTLSSTTIFGSKSKASAASNRQGNFFASPQLK